The Coraliomargarita sinensis genomic sequence GCTTCCTCGTCATCCTCGGCCATGGCGTGACCGGGGACAAAGATCGTCCTATTGTGGTGGCGGTGGCGGAAGGCTTGGCTGCCAGAGGTTGGCCCTGCCTGCGCGTCTCTTTTGCCGGTAACGGCGGTTCCGGGGGCGACTTTCGCGCCTCTACGATTTCCAAAGAAACCGAGGACCTCCAGGATTTGATCGGGCAGCTCCCCGAAAATATTCGGCTCGCTTACTGTGGTCACAGCATGGGCGGTGCCGTCGGCGTGCTGGCTGCGTCAAAGGACCCGCGAATCGAAGTGGTGGTGAATCTCGCTGGCATGATCCGCACGGCCGACTTCTGTGAACGTGAGTTTGGCGAGGTCACACCCGGAGAGGGGACGATGTGGGATGAACCCGATTGCCCGCTCTCGCAGGAATACGTCGATGACCTCAATTCTATCGGCGACTTGCTCGAAGAGGTCTCGGTGCTGGCCAAGCCGCTCTTGCTTATTCACGGTACTGCCGACGACGTCGTGTTGCCCGAAGACAGCAAAGACGCCTACAAACTCGCGGCAAAACCGAAACAGCTCGTTCTCATCGACGGTGCCGAACATTGCTTCGACGAGGCCTCTTATCCGAAGGTAGTCGACGCTACCGCGAAATGGCTGGAGCAGCACTTGTCAGATTGATTGCTTTTTAAGCGATATCAGCCCGTCGCAATGATGAACGGGGGGCAGGCGATTGACAGACTATGAATGAAGCAGATGTGATCTGGCAGCTACTATGGTGGGTTCTGTGGCTACTTTCGCTTATCCACGTCTATTGGGAGGCGAGCAGACTGAATGAGCCGGCATTTCGCATAAGTCTCATGGTGGCGGTATGCTTCTGGCCCTTGGGTTATCTCTTGTGGGTCATTTATTGGCCCGGCAACCTTCGAAGAAAACTTCAGGGCAAAGGGCGCTTGAAGGCCGTTCCTCCGAAAGCGTCTGTTGTCGTAGACATCCAGCGTTGAGCCGGATGGTTGCCTATGCAGACCGGGGGCCTGTATCCGGGGCTCTAAAACCTGGGGCGAAGCCTAAGCGCCGACTTCTTTGTTTCCGTCGTGAACAGGACGATTCCAAGTTGTGTGGATGGAATGTTCAGCGTTCGACGTAAGCGGGAGGTGTGGCCTTTTCGGTTTCGTAGTGACCCGCCTGCCAGTCGCGTACTTTTCCTGCGAGAAAGTCGATAAAATCTGGTGATTCGTTGAGGCAGGGGATTTGCTCAAAGTCTTCGCCCCCAGCCTCGAGGAAGCTGTCGCGACCCTGCATGGCAATTTCCTCAAGGGTTTCCAGGCAGTCGGCGGTAAAGGCCGGGCACATGACTTTGACCCGCTTGTTGCCCTGTTCCGCCAGCTCTTCGAGAGTCTTGTCGGTGTAGGGCTGTAGCCAGGGCTCGCGGCCGAGCCGGCTCTGGAAAGTAAGCATGTATTTCTCTTTGGGGAGACCTGCGGCGGCCACGAATTTCTCGACGGTCATGGCACACTGATGGCGGTAGCAGGTGGCATGGGCAGGGTGGCAGGTGTTGCAGCAGTCAGGGGTGGTCAAACAGTGGTCGTGGGAAGGGTCGCCTTTCACCAGGTGGCGTTGAGGAATGCCGTGAAAGGAAAAGACGAGTTTATCAAAGTTACCCTCCTTGATCGAGGGGGCGGCTTTTTTAACCAGCGCATCTATGTAGCCGGGATCCTGGTAGAATGGAGGGAGGAGGGTTGTCTTGAGGTCCGGTTTTTGCTCCCGCACCGCTGCCATGAGGTGAACGACGGCCGTCTCGTAGCTGGACATGGCGTAGTGTGGATACATGGGAACGATGAAGAGATCGTCCACGCCCTGATCGAGAAGATTGCGAAGTGCTCCGGCGGTGGACGGGTTGCCGTAGCGCATGCCGAGTTCGACCGGTATGTCCAATTTTTCGGCGAATGCCGCTTGCTGAGCCTGAGAAATGAGAATGAGGGGTGAGCCGTCTTCCCGCCAGATTTCGGAGTAAGCCTCGGCCGATTCACGGGGCCGGGTGGGGAGTATGAGGCAGTTTACGAGGAACCAACGGATCGGAAAAGGCGCATCGAGAACGCGACCGTCCATGAGAAATTCCCGCAGATAGCGACGAACGTCAGCGACATCTGTGGAATCGGGTGAGCCGAGGTTGAGAAGGATTACGCCTTGTTTGGACATGTTCGTAGAGAAGGTGGGCGATGGTGATTTTGTCAAATACTTGGCGGACTATATTTTCCGAGGTCTTGGCTTAAATGCTGCGCAGAGCGGTAAGTCCGAACAAGATAAGCCAGATAAACGCCAGTGAGATGATACGTGTAATCAACGCAAGTTTCACGGCAACGGTCCATCTACCAGTATTGGTTAAGTAACGGATGAGTGAGGCCAGGATGACGAGTCCGGTCAGAGCGCGGATCGGGTTGAGCGGCGAAGCGGCGATAACAGCGTCGAGAACGGCACCAATGATTGCGACAGCCATGCCAAGTGAGATGATTTGAGTCGCGACGACAGGAACGCCGCTGAGCTGAAAGGCGATGACCAATACGGCGCAGGTGGCAAGAAGCTCGATCAAAAAAGCGATGACGATTTCCTGAGCACGGGAGCTGGCGGAAGCCGTTTCCAGCGATTGCGATAAATCCTCCTCTGCGCTGAGCGCCGCCTGAAGGCTATTCAGGGAAT encodes the following:
- a CDS encoding alpha/beta hydrolase; translated protein: MLKEQTFTNRHGERLDVSFHPGDRTGFLVILGHGVTGDKDRPIVVAVAEGLAARGWPCLRVSFAGNGGSGGDFRASTISKETEDLQDLIGQLPENIRLAYCGHSMGGAVGVLAASKDPRIEVVVNLAGMIRTADFCEREFGEVTPGEGTMWDEPDCPLSQEYVDDLNSIGDLLEEVSVLAKPLLLIHGTADDVVLPEDSKDAYKLAAKPKQLVLIDGAEHCFDEASYPKVVDATAKWLEQHLSD
- the hemH gene encoding ferrochelatase is translated as MSKQGVILLNLGSPDSTDVADVRRYLREFLMDGRVLDAPFPIRWFLVNCLILPTRPRESAEAYSEIWREDGSPLILISQAQQAAFAEKLDIPVELGMRYGNPSTAGALRNLLDQGVDDLFIVPMYPHYAMSSYETAVVHLMAAVREQKPDLKTTLLPPFYQDPGYIDALVKKAAPSIKEGNFDKLVFSFHGIPQRHLVKGDPSHDHCLTTPDCCNTCHPAHATCYRHQCAMTVEKFVAAAGLPKEKYMLTFQSRLGREPWLQPYTDKTLEELAEQGNKRVKVMCPAFTADCLETLEEIAMQGRDSFLEAGGEDFEQIPCLNESPDFIDFLAGKVRDWQAGHYETEKATPPAYVER